From the Accumulibacter sp. genome, one window contains:
- a CDS encoding methyl-accepting chemotaxis protein, whose product MRQNLPVTDVETMLPENAFIYSRTDLKGVIVEANEAFASVSGFERREMVGQPHNIVRHPDMPVEAFADLWRELKSGRPWRGIVKNRRKDGGFYWVVANVSPVREGGHVVGYQSVRSRPTRAEIDATASAYQRIRQGDPRLRIEQGRVVNRRAASIARLLSLPVQLTLVGSVALFGAAMRLGGTSFSGGILGTLLDLLAVASVLYGLFFLFAYVPRLHGDLHGFAEWLEQLLTSGNLRQRIDSPRSDLIGTVIRQTDRFVSSVQATVQGMADVAAQVGDATRDVGRGVQQVQEATGKQNVATASATAAVDEVTALIARVADNARATQAVASQTGGVSRAGAKESEQACAAIGSLAETVRLSAEQVETLGQRSTEISQITSVIKEIADQTNLLALNAAIEAARAGEQGRGFAVVADEVRKLAERTGKATQQISDLVTAIHAETTTAVDGMRAGATQVGEGVERVTSSKEILQRINAEMDETIRRVEEISQASVGQTAAMSQLAENVRQVSAMTAACVALASQTDVMVVELTAMVDRMEKSVGQFSL is encoded by the coding sequence ATGCGCCAGAACCTGCCGGTGACTGATGTCGAGACGATGCTGCCCGAGAACGCGTTCATCTACTCCCGGACCGATCTGAAGGGCGTGATCGTCGAAGCCAATGAAGCCTTTGCCAGTGTCAGCGGCTTCGAGCGGCGGGAGATGGTCGGCCAGCCACACAACATCGTGCGTCACCCCGACATGCCGGTCGAGGCGTTCGCCGACCTCTGGCGCGAGCTGAAGAGTGGTCGCCCCTGGCGTGGCATCGTCAAGAACCGGCGCAAGGACGGCGGCTTCTACTGGGTGGTGGCGAATGTGTCGCCGGTCCGTGAAGGTGGCCACGTGGTTGGCTATCAGTCGGTGCGCAGCCGGCCGACCCGCGCCGAGATCGATGCCACGGCGAGCGCCTACCAGCGCATCCGCCAGGGCGACCCGCGGCTGCGCATCGAGCAGGGCCGCGTGGTGAATCGTCGTGCCGCAAGCATCGCCCGCCTGCTCTCGCTTCCGGTACAGCTGACGCTGGTCGGCAGCGTCGCGCTGTTCGGTGCGGCGATGCGCCTTGGCGGTACGAGCTTCAGCGGCGGCATACTGGGTACGCTTCTCGACCTGCTGGCGGTTGCTTCCGTTCTTTATGGCCTGTTCTTCCTCTTCGCCTATGTGCCACGCCTGCATGGCGACCTGCACGGATTCGCCGAGTGGCTCGAGCAACTGCTCACCAGCGGCAATCTCAGGCAACGAATCGATTCGCCACGCAGCGACCTGATCGGCACCGTCATCCGCCAGACCGACCGCTTCGTCTCCTCGGTACAGGCGACCGTGCAGGGGATGGCCGACGTCGCGGCGCAGGTCGGCGATGCCACGCGCGATGTCGGACGCGGGGTGCAACAGGTCCAGGAAGCGACGGGCAAACAGAACGTGGCGACCGCTTCGGCAACCGCCGCGGTCGATGAAGTGACCGCCCTGATCGCCCGCGTTGCCGACAATGCCCGCGCAACGCAGGCAGTCGCCAGCCAGACAGGCGGCGTTTCGCGCGCCGGAGCCAAGGAGTCCGAGCAGGCCTGTGCGGCGATCGGCTCCCTCGCCGAAACGGTCCGCCTGTCGGCCGAACAGGTCGAGACGCTCGGCCAGCGATCGACCGAGATCAGCCAGATCACCTCGGTGATCAAGGAGATAGCCGATCAGACCAATCTGCTGGCGCTGAACGCCGCCATCGAGGCTGCGCGGGCCGGTGAGCAGGGACGGGGCTTCGCCGTGGTGGCCGATGAAGTGCGAAAACTGGCCGAACGCACCGGCAAGGCGACGCAGCAGATCAGCGACCTGGTCACCGCCATCCACGCTGAAACCACGACCGCGGTCGATGGCATGCGCGCCGGTGCGACGCAGGTTGGCGAGGGAGTCGAACGGGTCACTTCGTCGAAGGAAATCCTGCAGCGGATCAATGCCGAGATGGACGAGACGATCCGGCGCGTGGAGGAAATCTCGCAAGCCTCGGTGGGCCAGACCGCCGCGATGTCGCAACTGGCGGAAAACGTCAGGCAGGTATCGGCAATGACCGCCGCCTGCGTCGCGCTCGCCAGCCAGACCGACGTCATGGTGGTTGAACTGACGGCGATGGTCGACCGGATGGAGAAGTCGGTCGGCCAGTTCTCACTCTAG
- a CDS encoding alpha-amylase family glycosyl hydrolase — protein sequence MSATASWWQTGIIYQIYPRSFQDSNGDGVGDLAGIIARLDYLHSLNVDILWLSPIYPSPMHDFGYDVADYCAIHPLFGTMADFDRLLAEVHARGMRLLLDLVPNHSSHLHPWFIASRSARDNPRRAWYIWRDPAPGGGPPNNWLSHFGGPAWTFDEASGQYYMHQFLPQQPELNHRHPEVLPAILDCMRFWLDKGVDGFRVDVIGELLKDPLFRDEPENPNWNGVREYQRLLHVHTGNLPEVHGLIRRMRTFLDGWNDRLMIGELYLPNADLVRYYGDEQGAECHLPFNFQLIRASWEATVVRRLVDAYEAALPGHAWPNWVLGNHDQKRLASRVGSRQARVAHMLLLTLRGTPTCYYGDEIGMLDVPLPLTLMQDPPALRQPEIAHLVGRDPQRTPMQWDASANAGFAAAGVRPWLPLAPDCGAHNVARQLGDPSSSLAFFRAMSTLRRAEPALASGSYRSLDAGQPDVFAYLRGDPGNALLVLLNFAAEPRCPVLPLSCAAAELLLSTTMTPPRRVGLSPLVLAADEGMVLRLPVAGCVA from the coding sequence ATGAGCGCTACCGCCAGCTGGTGGCAGACCGGCATCATCTACCAGATCTACCCGCGTTCGTTCCAGGACAGCAATGGCGATGGCGTCGGCGACCTGGCGGGGATCATCGCCCGTCTCGATTACCTGCACAGCCTCAACGTCGATATCCTCTGGCTGTCGCCGATCTATCCGTCGCCAATGCATGACTTCGGTTACGACGTCGCCGATTACTGCGCCATACACCCCCTCTTCGGCACGATGGCCGACTTCGACCGCCTGCTCGCCGAGGTGCACGCGCGCGGCATGCGGCTTCTTCTCGATCTGGTTCCCAACCACAGCTCGCATCTCCATCCCTGGTTCATCGCCAGCCGCAGTGCGCGCGACAACCCGCGGCGAGCCTGGTACATCTGGCGCGACCCGGCACCCGGCGGCGGCCCGCCGAACAACTGGCTGAGCCACTTCGGCGGTCCGGCCTGGACCTTCGACGAGGCCAGCGGCCAGTACTACATGCACCAATTCCTGCCGCAACAACCGGAACTGAACCATCGCCACCCCGAAGTCCTGCCGGCGATCCTGGACTGCATGCGCTTCTGGCTCGACAAGGGTGTCGACGGCTTCCGCGTCGACGTCATCGGCGAGCTGCTGAAGGACCCGCTGTTCCGTGACGAACCGGAGAACCCGAACTGGAACGGGGTTCGCGAGTACCAGCGGCTGCTGCATGTGCACACCGGCAACCTGCCTGAGGTGCACGGCCTGATTCGCCGCATGCGGACCTTCCTCGACGGCTGGAACGACCGCCTGATGATCGGCGAACTTTACCTGCCGAACGCCGACTTGGTCCGCTACTACGGTGATGAGCAAGGCGCGGAGTGCCATTTGCCGTTCAACTTCCAGCTCATCCGTGCCTCCTGGGAGGCCACCGTCGTCCGCCGCCTGGTGGACGCTTACGAAGCGGCCCTGCCCGGGCACGCCTGGCCCAACTGGGTGCTCGGCAATCACGATCAGAAGCGGCTGGCCAGTCGTGTGGGATCGCGCCAGGCACGGGTCGCGCACATGCTGTTGCTCACCCTGCGCGGTACGCCGACCTGCTACTACGGCGACGAGATCGGCATGCTCGACGTGCCGCTGCCCCTGACGCTGATGCAGGACCCGCCGGCGCTCAGGCAGCCGGAAATCGCCCATCTCGTCGGCCGCGACCCGCAGCGCACGCCGATGCAGTGGGATGCCTCGGCGAATGCCGGCTTTGCGGCTGCCGGGGTCCGTCCGTGGTTGCCATTGGCGCCGGATTGCGGCGCGCACAACGTGGCCCGCCAGTTGGGTGACCCGAGTTCATCGCTCGCCTTCTTCCGCGCCATGAGCACGCTGCGGCGAGCCGAGCCGGCACTCGCCAGCGGTTCCTACCGTTCTCTCGACGCCGGGCAGCCGGACGTCTTCGCCTACCTGCGCGGTGACCCGGGCAACGCCCTGCTCGTGCTGCTCAACTTCGCTGCCGAGCCTCGCTGCCCGGTGTTGCCGCTGTCCTGCGCTGCGGCCGAACTGCTGCTGTCAACAACCATGACTCCGCCACGACGGGTCGGCCTCTCGCCGTTGGTCCTCGCAGCCGACGAGGGCATGGTCCTGCGGCTTCCCGTCGCCGGCTGCGTCGCCTGA
- the ilvA gene encoding threonine ammonia-lyase, biosynthetic, translating to MPIDYLERILNARVYDVAIETPLDRAPGLSARIGNRVLLKREDLQPVFSFKLRGAYNKIVHLSKEKLQRGVICASAGNHAQGVALAAARVGCRAVIVMPTTTPQIKVEAVRQRGGEVLLAGESYDDAYAHAQAIEKSERLSFVHPFDDPEVIAGQGTIGMEILRQHAEPIDAIFCCVGGGGLISGVAAYVKRLRPATRIVGVEAVDADAMARSLRAGKRVRLEHVGLFADGAAVKYVGEETFRLCQTHVDEMVLVDTDAICAAIKDVFEDTRAVLEPAGALAVAGAKEYAARHRLQGRTLVATASGANINFDRLRFVAERAEIGEQREAVFAVTLPERPGAYKQFVALIGARSITEFNYRYNDQREAHIFVGIQVASRAESVRLLQHLRKHGYPTLDLTDDEMAKGHIRHLVGGHSPTISNEIVYRFEFPERPGALMNFLNRMSAGWNISLFHYRNHGADYGRVLVGMQVPPDEMGDFRQFLRTLGYAHWDETGNEAYRLFLA from the coding sequence ATGCCCATCGATTACCTCGAGAGAATCCTCAACGCCCGCGTCTATGACGTGGCGATCGAAACCCCACTCGACCGGGCCCCTGGCCTGTCGGCACGCATCGGCAATCGGGTGCTGCTCAAGCGCGAGGATCTGCAGCCCGTCTTCTCCTTCAAACTGCGTGGCGCCTACAACAAGATCGTGCACCTGTCGAAGGAGAAGCTGCAACGCGGCGTGATCTGCGCTTCGGCAGGCAACCATGCGCAGGGCGTCGCGCTGGCCGCAGCCAGGGTGGGCTGCCGGGCAGTGATCGTCATGCCGACGACGACGCCGCAGATCAAGGTCGAGGCAGTCCGGCAACGCGGTGGCGAAGTGCTATTGGCCGGTGAGTCGTACGACGACGCCTACGCGCATGCGCAGGCAATCGAGAAGAGCGAGCGCCTGAGCTTCGTGCATCCCTTCGACGATCCGGAGGTGATCGCCGGCCAAGGCACCATCGGCATGGAGATCCTGCGCCAGCATGCGGAGCCGATCGACGCCATCTTCTGCTGTGTCGGTGGTGGCGGGCTGATCTCGGGAGTTGCCGCCTACGTCAAGCGCCTGCGACCAGCGACCCGGATCGTCGGCGTCGAAGCGGTCGACGCCGACGCCATGGCGCGCTCCCTGCGTGCCGGCAAGCGTGTCCGGCTCGAGCACGTCGGCCTGTTTGCCGATGGCGCCGCTGTCAAGTACGTCGGCGAGGAGACCTTCCGCCTCTGTCAGACCCACGTCGATGAAATGGTGCTGGTCGATACCGACGCCATCTGCGCCGCGATCAAGGACGTCTTCGAGGACACGCGCGCGGTGCTCGAGCCAGCCGGCGCGCTGGCAGTTGCCGGCGCCAAGGAGTACGCGGCGCGCCACCGGCTGCAGGGCAGGACCCTGGTCGCCACGGCATCGGGCGCCAACATCAACTTCGACCGGCTGCGTTTCGTCGCCGAACGGGCGGAGATCGGCGAGCAGCGCGAGGCGGTCTTCGCCGTGACGCTGCCCGAGCGACCGGGGGCCTACAAGCAGTTCGTCGCCCTGATCGGTGCCCGCAGCATCACCGAGTTCAACTACCGCTACAACGATCAGCGCGAGGCGCACATCTTCGTGGGCATCCAGGTTGCTTCGCGTGCGGAGTCGGTACGCCTGTTGCAGCATCTGCGCAAGCACGGCTACCCCACCCTCGACCTGACCGACGACGAAATGGCGAAAGGCCACATCCGTCACCTGGTCGGCGGTCACTCGCCGACGATCAGCAACGAGATCGTCTACCGCTTCGAGTTCCCCGAGCGACCGGGAGCACTGATGAACTTCCTCAACCGGATGAGTGCCGGATGGAACATCAGCCTCTTCCACTATCGCAACCACGGCGCCGATTACGGCCGCGTGCTGGTCGGCATGCAGGTGCCACCGGACGAGATGGGCGACTTCCGGCAGTTCCTGCGCACGCTCGGTTACGCGCACTGGGACGAGACCGGCAACGAGGCCTACCGGCTCTTTCTTGCCTAG
- a CDS encoding amino acid ABC transporter substrate-binding protein, whose translation MRVAAACLSRALLAAACLFLLVPAPSAEEGPASPTLAKIRAANAVYIGYREAAIPFSYLAGGGEAIGFAIDLCRHVTDAIQAQLNLPHLAVVPVPTTPGARQIMLETGTIDLDCGATINTEHRQRDLAFSSTIFVAGIQALVSRDAGIRSFADLQGKTVATVFGTTAAAYLASAAARQGLQVSHRGSRDQAEGLRLLLRGEVAALVLDDVSLRGLLLQLAAVERERFMLLDDRFGFEPYAIAFRRHDAQFKKLVDRTLGGLMQSGEFARIYERWFTSPIPPDGGNLHLPMGDALRQLTLTPNDRGA comes from the coding sequence ATGAGAGTTGCCGCTGCGTGCCTGTCCCGCGCCTTGCTCGCTGCCGCCTGCCTGTTCCTCCTCGTCCCGGCGCCGAGCGCCGAGGAAGGACCGGCGTCGCCGACCTTGGCGAAGATTCGTGCGGCGAACGCGGTCTATATCGGCTACCGTGAGGCCGCCATCCCCTTCTCCTATCTGGCTGGCGGGGGTGAGGCGATCGGTTTCGCGATCGACCTCTGTCGTCATGTCACCGACGCCATCCAGGCGCAGCTGAACCTGCCGCATCTGGCGGTGGTGCCGGTTCCGACGACGCCCGGTGCGCGCCAGATCATGCTCGAGACCGGAACGATCGACCTCGATTGTGGCGCAACGATCAACACCGAACATCGGCAGCGCGACCTCGCTTTCAGCAGCACCATCTTCGTTGCCGGCATCCAGGCGCTGGTCAGCAGGGATGCCGGCATCCGTTCATTTGCCGACCTGCAGGGCAAGACCGTGGCGACCGTCTTCGGGACGACGGCGGCGGCCTACCTGGCTTCGGCAGCCGCCCGCCAGGGACTGCAAGTCAGCCATCGCGGCAGCCGTGATCAGGCGGAAGGACTGCGACTCCTGCTGCGTGGCGAGGTCGCTGCGCTGGTGCTCGACGACGTGTCGCTGCGTGGCCTGTTGCTGCAGCTTGCCGCCGTTGAGCGCGAGCGCTTCATGTTGCTCGACGACCGCTTCGGTTTCGAGCCTTACGCCATTGCCTTCCGTCGCCACGACGCGCAGTTCAAGAAGCTGGTCGATCGGACACTGGGCGGCCTGATGCAGAGCGGCGAGTTCGCGCGCATCTACGAGCGTTGGTTCACCTCGCCGATTCCGCCAGACGGTGGCAATCTGCATCTGCCGATGGGCGACGCCCTGCGGCAGCTCACGCTGACGCCCAACGATCGCGGGGCCTGA
- a CDS encoding TolC family outer membrane protein, translating into MKNKRQGSSLPPVSFLLAALLPLMTSSAASATNPEHVSLHEAAQIAVLRNPEVQARWHAFREGREEVDVARGGFLPQVDVAAAVGRERLTPRSDPAAETSWSRNYALINLRQMVFDGFATASEVKRLGKAKLVRYFELLDASENTALEAGRAYLDVVRHRRLVYLAEENYIQHQAALDQLRLRAESGVGKRVDVDQAASRLALADVNLTTALANLHDVTARYLRLIGEQPAKVMFAPADLASSFPDRAEAVLVVALANNPALQATVENVEASQHDLEKQRAAFMPRLHLIARSEHFSDFAGLGDARDNSVVEMRLDYNLYNGGSDLARNRQYRERKNIALDQREKACRDIRQTLSIAFHDTIRLRDQIGQIAMQVELVEKTRNAYRDQFNIGQRTLLDLLNTQNEYFDARRSQVNAEIELALAYLRSYAGMGRLLEKLGLKRAEGDEAPAAKEMAAADPAQLCPPAAPTYAQPDRELLARRAKELSDGAAAGLVGARNQPVVPGQFPATRPAVP; encoded by the coding sequence ATGAAAAACAAGAGACAGGGTTCAAGCCTGCCCCCCGTGTCATTCCTGCTGGCGGCTCTGCTGCCGCTGATGACTTCCTCTGCCGCCAGTGCAACGAATCCCGAGCATGTCTCTCTGCACGAGGCGGCGCAGATCGCAGTGCTGCGGAACCCCGAGGTGCAGGCGCGCTGGCATGCCTTTCGCGAAGGGCGGGAGGAGGTCGACGTCGCGCGCGGCGGTTTCCTGCCGCAGGTCGACGTCGCGGCGGCCGTCGGTCGTGAGAGGCTGACGCCGCGAAGCGATCCCGCCGCCGAGACGTCCTGGAGCCGAAATTACGCACTGATCAACCTGCGGCAGATGGTGTTCGACGGTTTCGCCACCGCCAGCGAGGTCAAGAGGCTGGGCAAGGCCAAGCTCGTCCGTTACTTCGAACTGCTCGATGCCTCGGAGAATACGGCTCTCGAAGCGGGCCGCGCCTATCTCGACGTCGTTCGCCATCGTCGTCTGGTGTATCTTGCCGAGGAGAACTACATCCAGCATCAGGCGGCGCTCGATCAACTCCGCTTGCGGGCCGAATCGGGTGTCGGCAAGCGGGTCGATGTCGATCAGGCCGCCAGCCGCTTGGCTCTGGCGGATGTCAACCTGACTACCGCACTCGCCAACCTGCACGATGTGACGGCGCGCTATCTGCGATTGATTGGCGAGCAGCCGGCGAAAGTCATGTTTGCCCCGGCCGATCTTGCGAGTTCGTTTCCCGATCGCGCCGAGGCCGTCCTCGTCGTGGCACTGGCGAACAACCCGGCCTTGCAGGCGACGGTCGAGAACGTCGAAGCATCGCAGCACGACCTCGAAAAGCAGCGCGCCGCCTTCATGCCGCGACTGCACCTGATCGCCCGCAGCGAGCATTTCAGTGACTTCGCGGGCCTCGGCGATGCCCGCGACAACAGCGTCGTCGAAATGCGGCTCGACTACAATCTCTACAACGGCGGCTCGGACCTGGCGCGCAACCGCCAGTACCGGGAGCGCAAGAACATCGCCCTCGACCAGCGCGAGAAGGCCTGTCGGGACATCCGGCAGACGCTGTCGATCGCCTTCCACGACACGATCCGCCTGCGCGACCAGATCGGCCAGATCGCCATGCAGGTCGAACTGGTCGAGAAGACGCGCAACGCCTATCGCGACCAGTTCAACATTGGCCAGCGCACACTGCTCGACCTGCTCAACACCCAGAACGAGTATTTCGATGCCCGCCGCTCGCAGGTCAATGCCGAGATCGAGCTTGCCCTGGCCTATTTGCGCAGCTACGCCGGCATGGGCCGACTGCTCGAGAAGCTCGGCCTGAAACGTGCGGAAGGCGATGAAGCGCCGGCGGCCAAGGAAATGGCGGCGGCCGATCCGGCGCAACTCTGCCCGCCAGCGGCACCCACCTACGCCCAGCCCGATCGCGAACTGCTCGCGCGCAGGGCCAAGGAATTGAGCGACGGGGCAGCGGCTGGCCTGGTCGGCGCTCGCAACCAGCCGGTGGTACCCGGTCAGTTCCCCGCGACACGGCCGGCGGTGCCGTGA
- a CDS encoding transglutaminase-like cysteine peptidase translates to MLTFSRLAPIRPALGALAASVQACVAASLLLVASWYAAANPDLAAMEQQLIARFGPARITLLRDWARMIASTSLLNDSEKLRRINDFFNQNISFDDDRAIWQESDYWATPLETIGRGRGDCEDFAIAKYFSLQLAGIPVRKMRLIYVRASTTTPSGAAQQAHMVLAYYANPRAEPVLLDNLHTTIRPAAQRRDLQPVFSFNSEGLYPGIAGTTSASAGPLGRLSRWERLLQRARSEGFH, encoded by the coding sequence TTGCTCACCTTCTCCCGCCTTGCACCGATCCGGCCGGCGCTCGGCGCTCTCGCGGCCAGCGTGCAGGCCTGCGTCGCGGCCTCGCTGCTGCTCGTCGCCAGCTGGTACGCAGCCGCCAACCCCGACCTGGCGGCAATGGAGCAACAGCTCATCGCCCGCTTCGGCCCCGCCCGGATCACCCTGTTGCGCGACTGGGCCCGCATGATCGCCTCGACCAGCCTCCTCAACGACAGCGAAAAATTGCGGCGAATCAACGACTTTTTCAATCAGAACATCAGCTTCGACGACGACCGGGCGATCTGGCAGGAGTCGGACTACTGGGCGACGCCGCTCGAGACCATCGGCCGCGGCAGGGGCGACTGCGAGGATTTCGCCATTGCCAAGTACTTCTCGCTGCAGCTTGCCGGCATTCCGGTGCGCAAGATGCGCCTCATCTACGTCCGTGCCAGCACGACGACGCCATCAGGGGCGGCACAGCAGGCGCACATGGTCCTCGCCTACTACGCGAACCCGCGCGCCGAACCGGTCCTGCTGGACAATCTGCACACCACCATTAGACCGGCAGCGCAACGCCGCGACCTGCAGCCGGTGTTCAGCTTCAACAGCGAGGGGCTCTATCCCGGGATCGCCGGAACCACGTCGGCCAGCGCGGGGCCACTTGGTCGCCTCTCGCGCTGGGAGAGACTGTTGCAACGGGCGCGCAGCGAGGGCTTCCACTGA
- a CDS encoding bifunctional diguanylate cyclase/phosphodiesterase, protein MSIYRQFWLAIVTSMLLAFGGSLVASLLSARAYLEAELSIKNADNATALALAISLGKPDAAMVELSAAALFDSGRYELIRVVDAEGATLVEKAALPDDPDAPDWFVRLLPIEAIPGTAQISSGWDQIGTLTVISNRRFAYTVLWQGVWRVVVALALASLVAGGLGWFIVGRLKAPLQAVIEQATAITERRFVTIDEPRVPELKRLAMAMNATVRRLATIFADEAARLDKLHQEANLDPLTGLANRGHFMAQLQQWLDAEHAGEGSLLLIRLAHLADRNRQLGRATTDELLRCLAATIREHTARDGQSLAGRLNGADFAMMLSGGRDPQAAAAELLAALREAGRPYSDEEAFAWIGYGHARHGTLLADLLARVDRALAAAEATGTSCTRGATAGAAQALPPTADQWAQAISRAVDRKWLRLASFPVIDTTGELSHRECPLRLRFAEEGEWLAAGVFLPVAERLRLTPALDLAAVSLAIGQLRAYPAPHGLAINLAASSLANTRFRRTLLSMLADAASDSRQLWLEVGESGALRHLTAFREFCRDARAAGCRVGLEHFGNRFSQVGSLHDLALDYIKVDASFIGGITSNRGNQAFLKGLTTIAHALDWQVFAEGVATADELSAVADLGFDGATGPAVLAPAANPQWD, encoded by the coding sequence ATGTCCATCTACCGCCAATTCTGGCTTGCCATCGTCACCAGCATGCTGCTCGCTTTCGGAGGCAGCCTGGTCGCCTCGTTGCTGAGCGCGCGTGCCTACCTCGAGGCGGAGCTGTCGATCAAGAACGCCGACAATGCCACGGCTCTGGCACTGGCCATCAGCCTTGGCAAACCGGACGCGGCGATGGTCGAACTGAGTGCGGCGGCGCTTTTCGACAGCGGCCGCTACGAGTTGATCCGGGTCGTCGATGCTGAAGGGGCAACGCTGGTCGAGAAGGCCGCCCTGCCAGACGATCCCGACGCTCCCGATTGGTTTGTCCGGCTGCTGCCGATCGAGGCGATACCGGGTACGGCGCAGATCAGCAGCGGCTGGGATCAGATCGGCACCCTGACGGTGATCAGCAACCGGCGTTTCGCCTACACGGTCCTGTGGCAGGGCGTCTGGCGGGTAGTGGTGGCACTGGCGCTGGCCAGCCTGGTCGCCGGCGGCCTCGGCTGGTTCATCGTCGGCCGCCTAAAGGCGCCGCTGCAGGCGGTGATCGAGCAGGCCACGGCGATCACCGAGCGGCGCTTCGTCACCATCGACGAGCCGAGGGTACCCGAATTGAAGCGTCTGGCGATGGCGATGAACGCGACTGTGCGGCGACTCGCAACGATCTTCGCCGACGAAGCCGCGCGCCTCGACAAGCTCCATCAGGAAGCCAACCTCGATCCTTTGACGGGTCTCGCCAACCGCGGCCACTTCATGGCACAACTGCAGCAGTGGCTCGACGCCGAGCATGCCGGCGAGGGCAGCCTGCTTCTGATCCGCCTCGCGCACCTGGCCGACCGCAACCGACAGCTCGGCCGCGCGACGACGGACGAGCTCCTTCGCTGTCTTGCGGCAACGATACGGGAGCACACAGCAAGGGACGGCCAGTCGCTTGCCGGTCGGCTGAACGGCGCCGATTTCGCGATGATGTTGTCGGGCGGACGCGATCCGCAGGCAGCAGCGGCCGAGCTGTTGGCGGCGCTGCGCGAGGCCGGCAGACCCTACTCGGACGAGGAGGCATTCGCCTGGATCGGCTATGGCCACGCCAGGCACGGGACGCTGCTTGCCGATCTTCTCGCCAGGGTCGACCGCGCACTCGCCGCCGCGGAAGCAACTGGGACCAGTTGCACCCGCGGGGCGACCGCGGGCGCAGCGCAAGCGCTGCCGCCGACGGCCGATCAATGGGCGCAAGCCATCTCCCGCGCCGTCGACAGGAAGTGGCTGCGGCTGGCATCCTTCCCCGTGATCGACACGACGGGCGAGCTGTCGCACCGTGAATGCCCCCTGCGACTGCGTTTCGCGGAAGAGGGGGAGTGGCTGGCGGCTGGCGTCTTCCTGCCGGTCGCGGAACGGCTGCGGCTGACTCCTGCGCTCGATCTCGCGGCGGTCAGCCTGGCCATCGGCCAACTGCGGGCGTACCCCGCGCCCCATGGACTGGCAATCAACCTCGCCGCCAGTTCGCTGGCGAACACACGCTTCCGGCGGACCCTCCTGAGCATGCTCGCCGACGCCGCCAGCGATTCCCGGCAGCTTTGGCTGGAAGTGGGCGAAAGCGGCGCCCTGCGGCATCTCACCGCGTTCCGCGAGTTCTGTCGTGACGCCAGAGCCGCCGGCTGCCGCGTCGGCCTGGAGCACTTCGGCAACCGCTTCAGCCAAGTCGGATCGCTTCACGATCTGGCGCTCGACTACATCAAGGTCGATGCCAGCTTCATTGGCGGCATCACGTCGAACCGGGGCAACCAGGCTTTTCTCAAGGGGCTGACGACGATCGCGCATGCACTCGACTGGCAGGTGTTCGCCGAGGGGGTGGCGACGGCGGATGAACTTTCCGCTGTCGCCGACCTGGGCTTTGACGGCGCCACCGGTCCGGCAGTGCTGGCGCCGGCAGCGAACCCGCAGTGGGACTGA